The sequence below is a genomic window from Phormidium ambiguum IAM M-71.
AAATAAACTAATTCCTAATCCTTCAGAAATAGATGATAATATGCCTAATAAGACAATTATCGGAACGGCAAAAGGATATATTTTTAATAGTGGCAATAAGGTTTTGATTGCCTTCGCTTCTTTCATTAAATTAGTTATCTATAAAGATGAAACTCGATTATTAACTGAATTTAAAGTTAATTTGCGATCGGCAGGTTTCCACTGTTTTTCAATCTGAGAACACCTTTTTGAAATAAACACAATATAATGCTTCCAGGGGAATTTTTGGTGATTTTTTTTATACATTTCATTAAGTTCGGGAATGTCAATTACTGAATTAAAGAACCTAAATTTTCGTTTGAACTTTAACCAGTCTCGATGTTCAGGCCAAATTAAAGAAGTAATTGGTTTAGCTATTATTTTTAAAATGCTTTTCACCAATAGCTTATAAAAACTCGGACGTAACAGAGGTAAGTAATCTAACTTTGCCGCCTGGTATATGTAAAATATAGTACTCCAATGATCGCCACACTGATACGATCTTAATGCCAAATACCAATTAAAATTACTGCTCGACCAATGATAAATACTAGCAGGTATTTCCGGGTAACGTTGTTGAGTATTTGTAAAAACTAATTGAAAAGACTTTTTCATTGCCACAGCATTGAAAGACATACTACCAATCACTTGACGATAGCCAATCAATACTTCCGGTACAACCTTAACTTTATAGTATTCAGCAATCCGTAAATAAATATCCCAATCTTCACATCCTTGTGCTTGTTGTTCTTTTAACTGACAGCTGTAGCCTCCAACTTGATTAATGCAGCTACGACGAATCAGCGGCGAACTGGCATTACCTAAACAATTGCCATATAGTAGAGGTATGTAAATATTTCCCTCAAAATAGGAAGTTTGACAGGTTTTAGTTAATGTACTGTCTTCATTAATATATACTGACCAAGCATATACTATCCCTAGCGATCGATCGGATTCCAGCATTACTTGCATTTGCTTTTCCAGTTTTTCTGGAAACCAAATATCATCAGCATCAATGGGGGCAATATATTCTCCTTTAGACTTTTCAATTGCTAAATTCCGGGCGGCTGCCACACCTTTATTTGATTGTCGTAATAAAATAATATGGGGATTTTTTTCAGCAAATAATTCTACAATATTTGGTGTGCTGTCTTGCGACCCATCATCGACAACTAATATTTCGATATTTGGGTAAGTTTGAGATAAGACAGAATGCAAAGTTTCAGCGATAAAAGCTTCCGCGTTGTAAGCTGGTATAATAACTGAAATTAGTGGTAAATCAATACTCATATTTACAGCTTATTTAAATACTTATTGGGAATAAACAATTAGTAGCAACCCTGAAAATAAATTATTTTTTGCTTTCCTAAAGTTAACATTAAAAAATATGAGAAAAACCATCTTGAGATATATTAAAACAACTATCTTTGGATAGATACTAGGTAAAAGAATGGAAGTTAATGAAGCAAAGCCTAAAATTAACATCATTTCATGACGTTAATTTTAGGCTTTGCTAGAGAATTACAAGCTGGGAATTTATTGTTTTCGATCCAAATAATCTCCCGATTTTCCACCCGTTTTACTAATTAATCTAATTCCCTCAATCTGCATCGATTTCTCCAAAGCTTTCGCCATATCATAAAGCGTTAAAGCCGCCACGGAAACCGCAGTCAACGCTTCCATTTCCACGCCCGTTTCCGCCTTAGTTTTTACCTGTGCCCGAATTTGATATCCCGGCAAATCTGGATCTGCGGTAATCTGCACCTCTACTTTTTGCAAGGGTAAAGGGTGACAGAGGGGAATTAAGGTAGAAGTTTGTTTTGCTGCCATAATTCCCGCTATCCGCGCCGTTCCCAATACATCTCCTTTGGGGGCGTTTCCGGCTTGAATTGCCTCTAACGTCTGGGCTGACATCCGTACCTGCGCTGCTGCGACAGCTTCTCTGACGGTGGCTTGTTTGGCTGAAACGTCCACCATACGCGCTTCTCCGCTTTTATCTAAATGAGTTAAAGAAGAATTTTCGGAAAAGTCTTGCATCATTCTAAATAGGTGTGTTAGTATAAGATTCTGTGAGTCGCAAGGGCTTGTAGCTTAGTGGATTAGAGCGTGTGGCTACGGACCACAAGGTCGGGGGTTCGAGTCCCTCCAAGCCCGTCTCTCAAGGATAAAGGATAAAGGATCGGTAAAGAAGTCCTTTATCCTTTATTTTTTATTGAACGTGCGTAAAACCCCATCCCCGTTTACAGAGAATTGGTATAACGTAGAGACGTTCAATGCAACGTCTCTACAGTGTTTTGGATCGAGGATAATAGGTTGATTAGGCGGACATGAGATAACAAACTAGCGATCGCCATTTTGCGCGATCGCATCTACCACTTCTCTCACCCGATAAATAGGTCTTCCCTGAGATTCGTGGTAAGTTCGCATCAGCAACTCAGCCAACAAACCGAAACCAAACAATTGCACACCAGCCAATAACAACACAACTGCTAAAACCAACAAAGGACGATTACCAATCTCCTCTCCTAATCCTAATTTCACGAAAGTGAGATAACCTCCGATTAACACTCCTGTGAACATCGACGCTAAACCCAACAATCCAAAAACGTGCATGGGACGGGTGAGGAACTTTTTCATAAACCAAATAGTTAACAAGTCCATTAACACCCGAAAAGTTCGACCGATACCATATTTACTCTTACCAAAACGACGCGCATGGTGACGGACTGGTATTTCAGTAATTCTTGCACCTTCTATGTAAGCTAGTGCAGGTAAAAAGCGATGTAATTCGCCGTAAAGGTTCATATCTGCCACTAGTTCGGAACGGTATGCTTTTAAAGAGCAACCATAATCATGTAATTTTACACCTGTAACTTTGCCAATCAACCAATTAGCAATTTTAGAAGGTAGCAACCTGTTTATTGCGCCATCTTTGCGGTTTTTCCGCCAGCCACTCACTAAATCATAACCTTCTTCTAACTTCGCCATTAATACAGGAATATCAGCTGGATCGTTTTGCAAATCGCCATCTAAAGTAACAACAACTCGTCCTTTAGCATAGTTAAAACCTGCTGCCATTGCCGGAGTTTGACCGTAATTTCGGCGGAGTAAAACTGCTCTTAAATCTGTTCTGAGTCTGGCTTGTTCTCGGAGTAGTTGCGTAGAACCATCTCTGGAACCATCATCAACTAAAATCATTTCATAAGTCAGTCCAGAATTAATTAAGGTACTGGAAATAGCGTCAATTAAATGAGGTAAACTTTCTACTTCGTTGTAAATTGGGACGACAACTGATACATCTGGCTGATTACGAAAGTTGTTTTGTTTGTTAGGGTTTTGGGAAATGATGGCAGTGTTCATTTGACTCCTCGAAATTACTGATGTAAAAATTTAAATTTTGGCGACAATGACTTGATATAAACTTGCTAATCCGGCAGCAGTAGTTTCAGCCAGAATACTAATCATGCGGTATAAAGCAACAGTAGCTAACATCAAAGGGGGAGAAAAAGTCGAACCCAAAATTGTTAGTGCTGTGGCTTCAAACACTCCCATTCCCCCTGGTGCGCCGGGAACAATTAAACCCAGTACCCAAGCTAGACTAAAAGCTGTAAATAGTAATGATATTTGAGCGGGATCGATCGGCCCAAGTGCTAATAAAGTTAACAAAAAGCCTACACCTCGCAAACCGACAAAACACATTTCTCCCATTAAAGGTACTAGTGGGTAACTTTTTACTTTTAAGGCACTAGTCTCTAAGTTGACTGTACCTGTGGACTTTTTCTTTGCTTTGCCTAGTTTTTGAATTACTGGATTTAAAATTCGGGGATGAATAGCTATTAAGACTATCACCAAACCTAATATTTGCCAAATTAAAAAGGATGATTTGTGCCATCCGATGAATTGAAACCCGATTAACGCAACTATCAACGCTGCTGCCGCCATCAGCAAAGGTTCCAACAAAACGCTAACAGTGGCTATCTCCGGTGAAATACCTACTTCTTTTGCTGCCAGGATTCTCCCGTAGAAATGCCAGATATTTCCGGGAATATACTTAGCTATGTTGGTTTTCAGGTAAACGGGGATTCCCCAAGCATTGGCGATCGGTTGTTTTAGATGATGAAAAATCCACACCCACACCCAACTAGACCAAATGTGTGCCAGCAGGGTAACGCCAAGCGCGATCGCTAAGATTGTCCATCCTGTCGCATTAATTCGGATTTCTGCTATTTCTTGAGCATGGTCTTTCAATGCTTTAGCCAAAAAAAACAGCGTTACACCCAGAATTACCCACCTTAAATAGGGCTTTAGGTATGAAAATGCTTGCTTTAGGGGTTTGGTGAGAGTCATCTTAGTGGTCATTAGATCGACTGGTACTGGGAAAACCTGTTGGCTGAGAGTTAGTTGCTAGGAAGTATTTCAGTAAATTTACGGAAGTAGATATTAAAGATTATCGGAAATTTTATAAAAATAATTGAAAATACCGTTTCCCAAGTTAGTGAATTTTACAAATTCTTTACAAAAAGGGTAAATTTGTGAAATTAAGATGAATTCACGCCGTTACCCCTATCTTTAGACAAAGTAATTTTACTAATATTCAAATAAATATTTCTCAAAAAATAAGCAGCAAAGTAAATATATTTATAAATTGAAACTCTCATAACTAGTTATGACATAGATATTTAGAGTTTACAGAATCAGCATCAATTTGCTTAACAATTAATTTCCTTTAAGCCTACTATCAAAAACTAGATAACTGCCATGATGTATATCAAAAAAGAACTTTGGTTTGGTAAAACCATTGAGCAAAAATTTAGCAATATTTTGCAAGTAAAAACCTTTGGAGAAAAACTTTGGATTTTTCTAGCGTTTCTCACTCTAAGCGTAGTAACAATTGCTGCAATTTTTTGGATTTTTGCTCATCCTTATGGTACTAATTGGGATGAATCTCGATACGTTAATCGGATTTACAGAGATGTAACTCTTTTTCAGCAAGGTGGAATTGGTGAATTTCTCAAAGGTGTCATTAATGAAGATAGAAGTAGACCTCCAGCTTATCGATTAATCGCCTTACCTTTTAACTTATTGTTTGGTGTTAATCCAGCAACTATGAGGTTAGTATCCCTGGCATCTTTGTGGGTAACTTTAGGATTTATTTACCTAGCAGCAAAAAGAATTGCAGGCGTAACAGCCGGAGCATTTTCTGTGATTTTTGTGGCAATTTGTCCAATTATTATTGCTGGTAATATGCGATTTTATGTAGATTATCCACTACAACTAGCTATTGCCGCTATTCTTTATTTTATATTACTAGATTGGGACAGAGAAGAAGAAAGAAAAATTAGTTGGATTGGTTTTGGTATTGCTTTAGGTTTGGGAGGATTAGCTAAACCACCAATTTTATTTATTGCTTTGCCAATGATGGCTGTTACGCTGTTTCTGAATTGGCGGAAAATTATCATCAAACCTAATTTGAGTTGGATGCTCAAAGGTGTAACATTATCGCTAGTTATTATGTTACCTTGGTGGATTTTCAACTTTAAACCTGCTCTAGCAAAAGCTTTTCTTTCCGGGAAATTTGTCCGTCATTCATTAGGAGAAAAAGGTTCTTTAATGACCTTTGCAAAATGGTTATTTTCTTTTTCTCAATCATTACTTGGTTCAGGGTTGACTATTTTATTTTTGGCAGTAATTGCTACTTTACTTACCCAGTTATTAAGCAAGAAATTCCGAATTAAAGCGGCAACAGTTGGAGCGATCGCAGTTTGTTTAGCTGGTAGTTTACCCATGCTAATGCTCTCAGCAATGGGAACGAATCAAAACACTCGATTAATTTCTCCCACCTTAATTACATTAGCAGTAGCGATCGGTGCGATCGCAGCCTTAACCGGATGGACAACTAACAAATGGTTAACGGCTTTTGCCACCATCCTCATCTGTTTTCAACTCACTGTCATGGTATCACCAACCCCAGGAGAAATTAAATATCAAAAAGGTGATACCGCATCTCAACAATTACTTTGGGGCAATCATACCACAACCATGAAACGCCGCGAACAATGGGATTGGTCGCCCGTCCGAGAAATCGTCAATCAACAAAAAATTACCAATCCATTAATTACTTATTTAGGTAACTATGGCACTTTCAATCCCCCACAAATTGCCCTACCTTGGGTAAGAGAAAATGAACCAGTAAATGTAGCATGGCTTTGGCAATACCCTTGGGGAGAAATTAACTGGAATCAAGTACTCACAGCAGCTAAATCTAGCAATGTAGTCATCACTGCGCCACAACTAATTGGAGGAAAAGCAGACAAACAAGATTTAGACAATCAACACAATGCTGAATTTGTCAAACGGTTAGAAAAAATGCCAGAATTTTCTCCACCTATTAAACTTATGATGGGGCGTTATCAACCAGTGGAAGTCTTCGTCTTCATCAACAAAAAAGCCGACTCCACCAAATTACCAGCAGAAATTCGTCGCTTAGATATCTTTTAAAACAGTAATTTAACTAACTTGGTAACTTTTTACCACTCTGCCAAAACCGCGTAATTGCTGATAATAACCTTTGCTAACATCATCTCCCCGATCGGAAAGTTCATCGATCGCAATTCCATTACGTCCCAACTTTTCCCCAGAACTATGAATATAACAACCATTTCCTAAATAAAGACCTACATGAGTCGCTTTTTCCGCATTACCAAAAAAGACAAAATCTCCCGGTTGTAACTCCGCAAAAGTTACCTTTGCCAAAAAAGCTTCCTGCTGATAAGCATCTCGCGGAATCCAAATCCCAGAAGCAGCAAAAGCAGCTTGCATCAATCCCGAACAATCATAATTTGGCCCTAACGTACCACCCCAAAGGTAACAATTAGGTTGTTTCATGGCATTTTGGGTAAAAGCAATGATTTGCGGGAGTTTACTTTGGATTTCTTCAGGAGAAAGTGCGATCGTCTCATACCCATTTTCCGCCCTCTCCAAGCACTTTAAATCATCCTTTAACAGCCACCCCGGATAATTATCCTCCACCAAACACACCGAAACCGCCATTTCTGCTTCATTTGGCAAAACTTTAATGTAACGTCCCACTTTAGCCTGAGTTGCCAAACGATTACAGCTAGGAGAATCATATATATTGAGGTCTGTTTTGCAGATGTACTCAATTGATAGACTAAGGTTCATATCACCTACTACCTTCAGGAGTGCTTAAAGTATAAGAATTAACCTTGCTCTATTTCTTAACCAGCAAAGTTAAACATCAACCAAGAACAAATCACAACCTCAAATTGGGAATCCAATGAGCTTTTTCCGCAAAGACGAAAAACTAGAAACTCTGGGTAATCAGATTTTACAGGCAACTTGGGCAGAATTTCCTGAATTAGGACACAACCAAGTAGCTATGACTTGGATAGTCTACGACCCCCCAGTAGTAGTAAATACTGGTGGGGCTTTAAATCCCGAAACCTTTTGGCAGCATCAAGTTCGCGGATTTAACTATCGAGGATTCGATCGCATTTATCCCGCCAGCGTCATCAAGCTATTCTACCTCGTCGCCGTTTACGAATGGATCGAAAAAGGCATGATCCAAACCTCCACCGAGTTAGAAAGAGCCATCCGCGATATGATCGTAGACTCAAGCAACGATGCCACCAGCTTAATCGTCGATGTATTAACAGGCACTACCAGTGGGCCAGAACTCACAACAGGCCCCTTTGAAACATGGAAACTACAGCGGAACATAGTTAACCGCTACTTTCATTCTCTTGGTTGGTCAGAATTAGAAACCATCAACGTCAACCAAAAAACCTGGTGTGATGGCCCCTACGGGCGCGAACGCTCATTTGTGGGCCAAATGATGGAAAATCGCAATATGCTGACCACCAACGCCACCGCCCGCTTACTACATAGCATCATCGGCGGAGTTGCCGTATCCTCCAGGGCATCCCAAGCAATGATGGCTTTAATGAAACGCAGCCTTAACCCCGCAGACTTAAACATGGACGACGAAAACCAAATTACAGGTTTTCTTGGTGGCGGACTTCCCCAAAACGCCCAAATTTGGTCAAAAGCTGGTTGGACAAGTCAAGTCCGTCATGATGCTGCCTACATCGAGATTCCCGACCAACCACCTTACTTGTTAATCGTCTTTACCGAAGGCAAACCCCATAGTAAAAACAAAGCCATTTTACCGTTCATCTCTCGGCAAGTACTCGCCGCCACAAAAAATCTTTGAACTTCAAAGTAGGATGGGCATCTTGCCCGTCCTCTTGCGGGGACAAGGGGACAAGGGGATGAGGGGAATTTTTATTTTGCTTTAGGTTAAGTTTGAACGTTCATGCACATAAAAGAAGCAGAAGGAAAAAGATTGTCCACAACTGTTGAACTTCTGTGAAAATCTCAGCTTCTGGTTAGTAGCAAAACTTATAAAAATCACCTAAATTAAAATTGTAGACTGAAATTTAGTATAAAATTTCACTGATATTTTAAGGTTGAACCACTTTGTTTGTGAGGAGTGACAGTGAATAACCTTTTTTGGCAACGGGCTATTTTTTTCCTGAGTCTTACGGCTGTAGCTGGCGGGATGGGTAATTTACCCGCAAAAGCTGAAACCTCAGAGGTAAAAATCTCAGGTAATCATCAGTGGATGGTTGCCCAAACTCAGCAACAATATTCTGGACAAATCTCGACTAATCCCCTATTTGCACAAGACAATTCACTACAAACATCATCAAGTAGTCTAGGAGTAGTCGATCGTTCTAACATCAGTAACCAGATAGATTCTTCGGAAAAAACCGCCAGTAATTCTTCATCATTAGAAAAAAGTCCACCAGTTCCGGGGACAACCTTTACTTCAGCGGCGAATTTGCTTGGTCAACCTGTTAATAAATCTAATTCAGCAACTTCAACTTCCAGAACGGAGAATTCCAGAACCAATAATTCTCGCACCAAAAAGGGAACTCAAGTAGCACAATATGAAATAGAACCGGGGAGAGAAACTCGTTCTGGTTCTAGCTATGTTGGTGCTGGTGGTAACATTGGTTTAACTGGGGAATCGGCGATCGGAGATAATGGTTTTGCGTTATTTAGTAAAATCGGGTTAACCAGAGTCTTATCTGTCCGACCAATGGTAGTTTTTGCCAATGATACTGACTTCTTTATCCCTCTAACTTACGATTTTCCGATCGCAGCAGAACCATTCCAAAGAATTAATATAGCTCCTTTTGTCGGTGCAGGTATCATTATCAGTACCAACAGCGGAAGTAATGTGGGCGCAAGTTTAACGGGTGGCGTTGATATTCCTATCAGCAGCAATTTTACCGCAGTCGGAAGTGTCTCAGTTGGGTTTGTTGATTCTACTAGCGTTGGTTTATTGTTAGGTATTGCCTACAACTTCGGAACCGGATTTCGTTTCTAAGTTTTAGTTAATTTGGGAGATT
It includes:
- a CDS encoding glycosyltransferase family 2 protein, with the translated sequence MSIDLPLISVIIPAYNAEAFIAETLHSVLSQTYPNIEILVVDDGSQDSTPNIVELFAEKNPHIILLRQSNKGVAAARNLAIEKSKGEYIAPIDADDIWFPEKLEKQMQVMLESDRSLGIVYAWSVYINEDSTLTKTCQTSYFEGNIYIPLLYGNCLGNASSPLIRRSCINQVGGYSCQLKEQQAQGCEDWDIYLRIAEYYKVKVVPEVLIGYRQVIGSMSFNAVAMKKSFQLVFTNTQQRYPEIPASIYHWSSSNFNWYLALRSYQCGDHWSTIFYIYQAAKLDYLPLLRPSFYKLLVKSILKIIAKPITSLIWPEHRDWLKFKRKFRFFNSVIDIPELNEMYKKNHQKFPWKHYIVFISKRCSQIEKQWKPADRKLTLNSVNNRVSSL
- the moaC gene encoding cyclic pyranopterin monophosphate synthase MoaC, yielding MMQDFSENSSLTHLDKSGEARMVDVSAKQATVREAVAAAQVRMSAQTLEAIQAGNAPKGDVLGTARIAGIMAAKQTSTLIPLCHPLPLQKVEVQITADPDLPGYQIRAQVKTKAETGVEMEALTAVSVAALTLYDMAKALEKSMQIEGIRLISKTGGKSGDYLDRKQ
- a CDS encoding glycosyltransferase family 2 protein, whose product is MNTAIISQNPNKQNNFRNQPDVSVVVPIYNEVESLPHLIDAISSTLINSGLTYEMILVDDGSRDGSTQLLREQARLRTDLRAVLLRRNYGQTPAMAAGFNYAKGRVVVTLDGDLQNDPADIPVLMAKLEEGYDLVSGWRKNRKDGAINRLLPSKIANWLIGKVTGVKLHDYGCSLKAYRSELVADMNLYGELHRFLPALAYIEGARITEIPVRHHARRFGKSKYGIGRTFRVLMDLLTIWFMKKFLTRPMHVFGLLGLASMFTGVLIGGYLTFVKLGLGEEIGNRPLLVLAVVLLLAGVQLFGFGLLAELLMRTYHESQGRPIYRVREVVDAIAQNGDR
- a CDS encoding lysylphosphatidylglycerol synthase domain-containing protein, encoding MTTKMTLTKPLKQAFSYLKPYLRWVILGVTLFFLAKALKDHAQEIAEIRINATGWTILAIALGVTLLAHIWSSWVWVWIFHHLKQPIANAWGIPVYLKTNIAKYIPGNIWHFYGRILAAKEVGISPEIATVSVLLEPLLMAAAALIVALIGFQFIGWHKSSFLIWQILGLVIVLIAIHPRILNPVIQKLGKAKKKSTGTVNLETSALKVKSYPLVPLMGEMCFVGLRGVGFLLTLLALGPIDPAQISLLFTAFSLAWVLGLIVPGAPGGMGVFEATALTILGSTFSPPLMLATVALYRMISILAETTAAGLASLYQVIVAKI
- a CDS encoding ArnT family glycosyltransferase, whose translation is MMYIKKELWFGKTIEQKFSNILQVKTFGEKLWIFLAFLTLSVVTIAAIFWIFAHPYGTNWDESRYVNRIYRDVTLFQQGGIGEFLKGVINEDRSRPPAYRLIALPFNLLFGVNPATMRLVSLASLWVTLGFIYLAAKRIAGVTAGAFSVIFVAICPIIIAGNMRFYVDYPLQLAIAAILYFILLDWDREEERKISWIGFGIALGLGGLAKPPILFIALPMMAVTLFLNWRKIIIKPNLSWMLKGVTLSLVIMLPWWIFNFKPALAKAFLSGKFVRHSLGEKGSLMTFAKWLFSFSQSLLGSGLTILFLAVIATLLTQLLSKKFRIKAATVGAIAVCLAGSLPMLMLSAMGTNQNTRLISPTLITLAVAIGAIAALTGWTTNKWLTAFATILICFQLTVMVSPTPGEIKYQKGDTASQQLLWGNHTTTMKRREQWDWSPVREIVNQQKITNPLITYLGNYGTFNPPQIALPWVRENEPVNVAWLWQYPWGEINWNQVLTAAKSSNVVITAPQLIGGKADKQDLDNQHNAEFVKRLEKMPEFSPPIKLMMGRYQPVEVFVFINKKADSTKLPAEIRRLDIF
- a CDS encoding C40 family peptidase, with the protein product MNLSLSIEYICKTDLNIYDSPSCNRLATQAKVGRYIKVLPNEAEMAVSVCLVEDNYPGWLLKDDLKCLERAENGYETIALSPEEIQSKLPQIIAFTQNAMKQPNCYLWGGTLGPNYDCSGLMQAAFAASGIWIPRDAYQQEAFLAKVTFAELQPGDFVFFGNAEKATHVGLYLGNGCYIHSSGEKLGRNGIAIDELSDRGDDVSKGYYQQLRGFGRVVKSYQVS
- a CDS encoding serine hydrolase; translation: MSFFRKDEKLETLGNQILQATWAEFPELGHNQVAMTWIVYDPPVVVNTGGALNPETFWQHQVRGFNYRGFDRIYPASVIKLFYLVAVYEWIEKGMIQTSTELERAIRDMIVDSSNDATSLIVDVLTGTTSGPELTTGPFETWKLQRNIVNRYFHSLGWSELETINVNQKTWCDGPYGRERSFVGQMMENRNMLTTNATARLLHSIIGGVAVSSRASQAMMALMKRSLNPADLNMDDENQITGFLGGGLPQNAQIWSKAGWTSQVRHDAAYIEIPDQPPYLLIVFTEGKPHSKNKAILPFISRQVLAATKNL